One genomic window of Pocillopora verrucosa isolate sample1 chromosome 8, ASM3666991v2, whole genome shotgun sequence includes the following:
- the LOC131795473 gene encoding SET and MYND domain-containing protein 4: MQDSEGGLFQEWFSSISSILNQRVNVKEISAQFGLLQSDEERVAFGLNWACLHEVMKVEPCFNSKSAEHSIRLRREGNKLYQKDQHYKALEVYTCSILNAPVEGPGNELSLALANRSAVLFKLREYSKSLEDIQQALSYGYPVELRYKLLDRQGKCLLQLGRRSAAVDCFQEAKKVLDESKLDETKRGTFLKDLEMEISVCRTQELKVNKSHEKPTDINENDDHLLHQEFALPKHTHGRNIKFTSASCCVDIISSPDYGRHSVATQDIFVGDILVIEKPFASVLLPEHVETHCYHCLKRVTVPMPCCQCTTVRYCSVVCAKQSWDGYHSVECKYLNLIHKAKIGKNGHLALRIIVKARYKFLKNFRREMRKRLCDKVSRESGCLDDGSYISSDYLPIYCLVTHSEDRSAGDLFRRTVMAIFLLKILQGGSFFGKDPYSQDDLIFIGGLILRHLQSNPCNAHEVSELQLNLNSVATSETGEIASGIYATLSLFNHSCDPSVTRNFYGDTCVVRAIKNIPKGEEISDNYGTLCALTPKAERQKELASQYYFTCHCRACKEDFPLYLDIPSNASPVFKCPSCRIPLSIKNEGKVPSSVCSKCHCSYDLWQMRATLEDSTQLFEQAIDALLLKADVEGTLSVFISHLRLLEELVCRPWQDYNKCQEAIKQCYSIMGNCHVLN, from the coding sequence atgcagGACAGTGAAGGAGGGCTATTTCAAGAATGGTTTTCCTCCATCAGTAGCATTCTAAATCAAAGAGTCAATGTAAAAGAGATCTCAGCTCAGTTTGGCTTGCTACAATCAGATGAAGAGAGAGTTGCATTTGGTCTGAATTGGGCTTGCCTCCATGAGGTTATGAAGGTGGAACCTTGCTTTAATTCAAAGTCAGCAGAACATTCTATCAGGCTGCGtagggaaggaaacaaattgTATCAAAAAGATCAACATTACAAGGCACTAGAAGTTTATACTTGCAGTATTTTGAATGCACCTGTTGAAGGTCCTGGTAATGAATTGTCTCTTGCTCTGGCAAATAGATCTGCAGTCTTGTTTAAGCTAAGGGAGTATTCCAAATCTTTGGAGGATATTCAACAGGCTTTGAGCTATGGGTATCCTGTGGAACTCAGGTACAAGTTGCTTGACAGACAAGGAAAGTGTCTTTTACAACTTGGTAGAAGAAGTGCAGCCGTTGACTGCTTTCAAGAGGCTAAGAAGGTTCTTGATGAGTCCAAGCTAGATGAAACCAAAAGAGGAACTTTTTTGAAAGACCTTGAAATGGAAATTTCAGTATGTAGAACTCAGGAattgaaagtaaacaaaagtcaTGAAAAGCCTACAGatataaatgaaaatgatgatcaTCTGTTGCACCAAGAATTTGCTTTGCCAAAACACACTCATGGAAGGAATATCAAGTTTACTTCAGCCTCTTGTTGTGTGGACATCATCTCATCCCCAGACTATGGTCGTCATTCAGTAGCAACTCAAGATATTTTTGTTGGAGACATCCTGGTCATTGAAAAGCCTTTTGCATCTGTTCTTCTACCAGAACATGTGGAAACACACTGTTATCACTGTCTGAAGCGTGTGACTGTCCCAATGCCTTGCTGTCAGTGTACTACTGTCAGGTACTGCAGTGTAGTTTGTGCAAAGCAAAGCTGGGATGGTTATCATTCAGTGGAATGCAAATATCTCAACCTTATCCATAAAGCCAAAATTGGCAAAAATGGTCACCTTGCTCTGAGAATAATAGTAAAAGCCAGATATAAATTCCTGAAGAACTTCAGACGTGAAATGAGGAAAAGACTGTGTGACAAAGTCAGCCGAGAATCTGGCTGCCTAGATGATGGAAGCTATATTTCATCTGATTACCTTCCAATTTACTGCCTTGTGACTCATTCAGAGGACAGAAGTGCTGGTGATCTGTTCCGCCGCACAGTGATGGCCATATTCCTGTTAAAGATACTTCAAGGAGGTAGCTTTTTCGGCAAGGATCCATACTCTCAAGATGACCTGATCTTCATTGGTGGCCTGATCTTGCGTCATCTTCAGTCAAATCCTTGTAATGCTCATGAAGTTTCAGAGCTTCAGCTGAATCTTAACTCAGTTGCCACATCAGAAACAGGTGAAATTGCCTCAGGGATATATGCTACCCTAAGTTTGTTCAATCATTCTTGTGATCCATCAGTGACCAGAAACTTTTACGGTGACACATGTGTTGTGCGTGCcataaaaaatattccaaagGGTGAAGAAATTTCTGATAACTATGGCACACTTTGTGCACTCACTCCTAAAGCTGAAAGACAAAAAGAACTTGCAAGTCAGTATTACTTCACTTGTCATTGTAGAGCTTGCAAGGAAGACTTTCCTTTGTATTTAGATATTCCAAGCAATGCATCCCCTGTGTTTAAATGTCCAAGCTGCCGTATTCCTCTTTCCATTAAGAATGAGGGCAAAGTGCCATCAAGTGTCTGTTCCAAGTGCCATTGTTCTTATGATTTGTGGCAGATGAGAGCCACTTTAGAGGATTCAACTCAGTTATTTGAGCAAGCCATTGATGCTCTTCTTCTCAAAGCAGATGTGGAAGGAACCTTGAGTGTGTTCATATCTCATCTTAGACTGCTGGAAGAGCTTGTGTGTCGTCCCTGGCAAGATTACAACAAGTGCCAGGAGGCAATCAAACAGTGTTACAGTATTATGGGCAACTGTCATGTACTGAATTGA
- the LOC131795455 gene encoding dynactin subunit 5-like has product MEQKDVYYNKAEYIETASGNKVSRQSVLCGSQNIVLNGKTIIQSDCILRGDLANVRIGRQCVISKRSVIRPPFKKFSKGVAFFPLHIGDHVIIEEDCVINAAQVGSYVHIGKNCVIGRRSVLKDCCAIADNTVLPPETVVPPFTLYSGSPGVFSAELPECMQEIMTEKTKDYYQHFLPISEEK; this is encoded by the exons ATGGAGCAAAAAGACGTGTATTACAACAAAGCAGAATATATAGAAACT GCATCAGGAAATAAAGTAAGCCGTCAGTCAGTTCTCTGTGGGagtcaaaatattgttttaaacGGAAAG ACAATCATTCAATCGGATTGTATTTTACGTGGAGATCTTGCAAATGTCAGAATCGGAAGACAGTGCGTGATCAGTAAAAGAAGTGTAATTAGGCCGCCATTTAAGAAATTCAGCAAAGg AGTTGCATTCTTTCCCCTCCATATTGGAGACCATGTTATTATTGAAGAGGATTGTGTCATCAATGCTGCTCAAGTTGGTTCTTATGTCCACATAGGAAAAAACTGTGTAATt GGTCGCCGAAGTGTATTAAAAGATTGTTGTGCTATAGCTGATAACACAGTCCTCCCCCCTGAAACTGTTGTTCCACCTTTTACTCTGTATTCAGGCTCACCAG GTGTGTTCTCAGCAGAATTACCAGAATGTATGCAGGAAATTATGACAGAGAAAACGAAAGACTATTACCAACACTTTCTACCCATTTCAGAAGAGAAATGA
- the LOC131795446 gene encoding programmed cell death protein 6, translated as MAWNQPPPGHQPGYNPAYGGQYNYGQPQGYQQQNPYGPPPPASQYPPGYQGGWGGRPGPPPGVDPVLWDWFQAVDQDRSGKITAKELQQALLNNNWSQFNPETCRLMIGMFDKDQSGTIDIHEFSALWKYIQQWKQCFDSFDRDRSGTIDANELQTAFTSFGYRLSPSFCNLCVRKFDRLNVHTMKFDDFIQCCVMLKSLTDAFRKHDHQQTGTVTINYEQFLEMVLGHTLSGT; from the exons ATGGCCTGGAATCAACCTCCTCCGGGACACCAGCCTGGTTATAATCCAGCTTAT GGTGGGCAGTACAATTATGGTCAACCACAGGGATATCAACAGCAGAACCCATATGGTCCTCCACCTCCAGCATCACAGTATCCTCCTGGTTATCAAGGGGGGTGGGGAGGCCGTCCAGGTCCTCCTCCTGGGGTTGATCCAGTCCTCTGGGATTGGTTTCAg GCAGTTGATCAGGATAGATCTGGAAAAATAACTGCCAAAGAATTGCAGCAAGCTCTCTTAAACAACAACTGGTCGCAGTTTAATCCAGAAACTTGCCGACTAATGATTGGCATGTTTGACAAAGATCA ATCTGGCACAATTGACATTCATGAATTTTCAGCACTGTGGAAATACATCCAGCAGTGGAAACAATGTTTTGACAG CTTTGATCGTGACCGATCAGGAACAATTGATGCTAATGAACTTCAAACAGCCTTCACAAGCTTTGGATACAGATT atcaCCAAGTTTCTGTAATCTGTGTGTGCGCAAATTTGATCGCTTGAATGTTCACACGATGAAGTTTGATGACTTCATTCAGTGTTGTGTTATGCTGAAATCTTTAACAGATGCTTTTAGGAAACATGATCATCAACAGACTGGCACAGTTACCATCAATTATGAACAG tttctagaAATGGTGCTTGGGCACACTTTGAGTGGAACATAA